CAGGCTGTGCAGCTGTTGGATGCATGGCCAATGAGCGTCACTTGAGAGTATTGAGGAAGTAAGCCTCGGATCTGATGCGGCAAAATACCAAAAGGTTGCTCACTGGAGCTCATAATGGAGTTGGCAATCTCACCTGGAGCATGTATCCTGGAATGAAGCAATTGTACCATCCACAAGTCATTCTAAGAACCAGTAAAACACTGCTAGTAAATTCTAGGTGCATGACTGATGTCCCATTACTGTGGAAATCAATTAGTAGTTGAGAAATGTACCCATTTGGATGATGCAGAAGTCCCACCAAGAGTTCCACTGCTAAAGCAGATGCTATGGGTGCAAGCCCAGGACGTGTGACAGTGCATTGCTGATCTAAAGTGCGATTGGACGTTGACTGCATAATGAGCAATGAATTAAACAAGGAAAACAGTAGCATGATTAAGATCATTGTGACAAAAAAGATCTAACAATGAGCATCTTTAGAGAAGCCACTAGAGTGAGTTACATCAATAGGAGCAACTACATCGCCACAGAAGTAACATCCTAAGCGCTGCCCTCCATTTCCATCCACTGTAGATAAGCTGTTTGTCTGATCTGATACAGAGAGTGGACCAGCTCCATGACGCATAACCAAGTAACTGTCGAAGCCCAAAGCTGCAGTGATAGCAATCTGTAGGACACCAAATAGAAGCCTACTTGTCAACATTGATATCGTCTCATCAGAACAAAGCAGTCGATCTAGTAATCAGCAAAGCTAACCAAGATGAAATATAGTTGTGAGAAAAATGTCCTCAAGGTCAGAACACACACAGATGTATTGAATATTAgtgatttttttcaaaaatctaTAAACTCTCACAAGTTGCAATGATATTTTCATGAATTCTCCTACCTCCTTCCTCTACATACTTTTAGGTATGAACAGAATCATCTTAATTTGTTCACCACAGATAATGAAAGATGCATTTTCAGCTACCTATCCAAAAGTCAGTTCCAATCATCACTTGCTAATAGATGGCAAACTATTCAAGGACATGGTCATAATTCTATTTGGCATTTCTACCTCATCAGGGGACTATCTTAGCATCTTTGCCACCAATATCTTCATTTATATATCTCTCTCTACCTTCATCAACAATAGAATGCCTATGATGAGGATGGCTAAattaaaagaacatgttctataaTATCGAGACACAGAGACCCAGAAAAACAAATTTAACATAACATCAGGATAGCAGTCATTAAAAAGCTATTAAGAGACATATAAAATCCCAAAATATCAATAAAAAGAGCAAGCCTTATTGTTAAACACTTCTAGCTGCTACAATATCATTAGAACCAATCAGACAACTTTTCTGGTCATTAGGAAAAACAAACCCACTTTGTTCTCACTTGCACAAAGCAGTGCGGGAAGCCATCTGCTTTCTCTTGTATCGGTCAGCAAAAATGTCACATCATGGGAAGCAATCAGGTCCCTTAGTCGTTCGCAATCTTCAAGCACGCGAGCTACTTCATTGGTAGGCACAGGATGTCCTGGCATTGGTATTGAAAGTGTTACaccttctgcctcctgcaaatatgAAATAGTCAGCTGGTACAATGATATTAATTCTCTTTATCCAGATAGCACAAACAAAGGAGCAATAAGACCCACCACAGCTGGAAATATACGCTTCAGAGTTCTAGCTGCTGCAACAGCTTTTAAGCTGCCACCATCAAGGCAATCATCTAATGTATATAAAGACTGTCTGACAGGATTAGACATAGCTACTAGGCCACTATCTAGTAGTGTTATCTTCCGCACACCCCAGGCCTGTTAATAAACCTAACAACATTAAGTATACAGAAAAACAATGAAATATAAATTAAAGGCATGGACAAGCTACTGACCATAAGCATGCGAGCAACCTGACATCCAAGGGTACCAGCTCCCAGTAGTAGACATCTAACACTGGACAAGGTACCTAAATCTAAAGATGGTAATGTACGCCATCTCATTAGCTTTAAGTTCAAATCTGCAGCAGATACAGCCAACCTGCAGGTATGAAAGAAATTTGAGCATCCTTGCTTCATAATAGTCTCTCTTTCTCTCGCTGGGATTCCAGATAATGCGCCTTATGAAGAAATACCTCTCCGGATTCATGGATTCTGCAAGGTTTATGCTCTTGGGTTTTGGCTCCCATCCTACAGCTTTAGGAACACACTGTGGGTCTCTACAGTCTACAAGAACAACAAATGTTGAGGCAACTCAGGCCACAGGGTAGGCAAAGTATATGTTAGAATGATGATCTTAAACGATTGAAAAGAAAGCAGCAGCTATCCATCGTTTGTTCCTCTACCTTTTGATGGTGAGATCACAGCTTCACCAACAAGGGATAAGCCCATATCAGCAAAACCACGTTTCTCACGGTAGCACAAAAACTGGATCTTCCCATCCTGACATCTCAAACTAATGAATGCAAGATAGTTACGAAGAGGCCATCCAGGATTATCTAGACGACAGCTTGGATCATAAAAACCGAACAACAACTGTACCAATACAAAGTCCAACAGTGTCAAGTTAGACAATGCTTCATGTTCGGAGATTAGctgagaaataaatttaaaacaaGACAAGATGCACTCTATCATGAGAACATTTTTGCTATAAGCAGCACACAGTAACCATCGACAACAAAGTTACAAGATGTAGTTCTACTGAAAATCTAGATAAGAGTCAAAATTAGATGACCTTCCCAATGAACATACCTTTTGACCATCATCTTGGCAGGCTTTCCAATCCTTCAACTGTCTAATAGTGGCACATGAATTTGATGCTATGCTGACTAAGAAGTATAGCACACCTGTATGGCGCATGGAAGAATGACATATCAGCATAACAGATTAATTCATTTGTAGCTTATATAATCGAGATAGATAAACTTAACACCCATGTCAGATAATATCCAAAAATTTAACCTGTCGTCAAGCTTGAATTGCGCCATTCATTCAGTGCTGCAGACAATGATTGAGCCTATTGTACCAAAACCACAGATCAGGTAATGTTAACTTGTCAAGCCTTTTTTACAATATGTCAAAAGACCCTTATCTGTGTACTGTAGTACCTCTCCCTGATTAAACACCTCTCTAGCTGGTTGAAGATTGAGTACCACAGCAGGAGGACCAACAACCAAAGCAGGGAACGCCAACCAGTGAAGAAAGTTCCATTTCTTCAGATCAGCAAATGAGATGATAAAGAATCTTGAAAGCACTGCACTATCCTCCTCTACCTTTCCAGAATGGATGTCATCCAATATCTAGTAACACAAAATATAAAGGTCAGAAAGTGAGACACAAGAAATGCATTTTTTTTCCTAGATCTTCTATTTTCGTAGTTCATCAATGCAAAAAGATTCATATGAAGCAGTTAGATATAAGAACTAAATAGAGCAACAATTCACTTCCAAGTCCTAATAAGAAAATAAAGTTATTCAACGTATAGATATTATGGAGGAAGAGCaccttttttgcttcctttttcaGCAGGGAATCTCTATCAAGGGCCTTGAAGCTCTCAAATGTGTTCATGTTGTAAAGAGTTCCAGGAACAGGGCATCTATTCCGATTACCATGAGCCCTTTCAAGTGAAAACTGTAGCTCTTTGAAGTCAGATGGCAATGACTCAGCAAGAAGTGTCAGGCGGTTTGAAACCTTGGGATGTGAACAGGGTGAATAGAAACCTGTCAAAGAGAGTATTATTGAGTAATGTAAGTACTATTTTTCATCTAACATTTTTCACCATTCaaaataaaattgaacaaaaTTTGAAACTTTGACTTGTTCTGATAGTCAAAAGGAGATAGGCTATTGCAACTGCACTATAAGAGAGAAATGAACTACATGATTTCTTAGTATTTATGACATATAACATACTAACTCATCTTAATCCTCGTTGTAAACATATATTTCTTTCACATCAAGTTGATCGCTGGGGTCAAGTTAAATTCACTTTGATTCTTGCAGAAGAGCGCACAGTGCTATGCCTCTTTCGAATATGAAAGCATGGAAAGAACTcaattgcataagaaatatgcaAAATATAAAATCTATCAGAAAAGGACTGCTAAGAATTACTAAATACATGCAATATATCACCAACATCTATAGTACACGAAAACGGACCCGCGGTCGGATCATAAACAAACTAGGGTTCATCAACGCGGGCAATTTACTCGGATCAACAGACGGAAAAAGACAGCgagaagaaggaaggaaggaagaggcGTGCCCGTGAGAGGGATGGGGGATTGGTCGAGGCCAAGGGAGTCGAGCTTGAGGGAAGAGAGGCGATGCCAGAAGCCCTCGTCCACCAAGCTCTGGAACGGATCGAACTGGAGAA
This Musa acuminata AAA Group cultivar baxijiao chromosome BXJ1-2, Cavendish_Baxijiao_AAA, whole genome shotgun sequence DNA region includes the following protein-coding sequences:
- the LOC135598716 gene encoding ubiquitin-like modifier-activating enzyme atg7, with amino-acid sequence MASSSSVVSSSSSSSSDKGSGRILQFDPFQSLVDEGFWHRLSSLKLDSLGLDQSPIPLTGFYSPCSHPKVSNRLTLLAESLPSDFKELQFSLERAHGNRNRCPVPGTLYNMNTFESFKALDRDSLLKKEAKKILDDIHSGKVEEDSAVLSRFFIISFADLKKWNFLHWLAFPALVVGPPAVVLNLQPAREVFNQGEAQSLSAALNEWRNSSLTTGVLYFLVSIASNSCATIRQLKDWKACQDDGQKLLFGFYDPSCRLDNPGWPLRNYLAFISLRCQDGKIQFLCYREKRGFADMGLSLVGEAVISPSKDCRDPQCVPKAVGWEPKPKSINLAESMNPERLAVSAADLNLKLMRWRTLPSLDLGTLSSVRCLLLGAGTLGCQVARMLMAWGVRKITLLDSGLVAMSNPVRQSLYTLDDCLDGGSLKAVAAARTLKRIFPAVEAEGVTLSIPMPGHPVPTNEVARVLEDCERLRDLIASHDVTFLLTDTRESRWLPALLCASENKIAITAALGFDSYLVMRHGAGPLSVSDQTNSLSTVDGNGGQRLGCYFCGDVVAPIDSTSNRTLDQQCTVTRPGLAPIASALAVELLVGLLHHPNGIHAPGEIANSIMSSSEQPFGILPHQIRGLLPQYSQVTLIGHASNSCTACSTTVVSELRRRGTEFILQAIDHPTYLEDLTGLTELIESANSFKLDWDDETDDADDI